The following nucleotide sequence is from Candidatus Bipolaricaulis sibiricus.
CCCCCTCGTCTATGTTCACGGGAACCACGACCGACCGGTCGAGGGCGAGAACCGAACGATCATGGCCCCCCAGGGGGGCATCTCCCTCGAGGGGCGGGTTCTCGAGCGGGCAGGGCTCCTCGTGGCTGGTCTGGGGGGCAGCCCCCGCTACGAGGCCCGCCACCCGCACCAGTACACGGAGGGTGAGATGCGGTTTCGCGCGTTGCGGCTCGGCGCGCGGCTGCGGTGGCTGGAGGTCACGCGCAACCGGCGGCTGGATATCCTGGTGACCCACGCCCCGCCCCGCGGGATCCACGATAGCCTAGACCCCGTTCACCAGGGGTTCGCCGCGTTTCTGCCCCTTCTTCGGCAGCATCGGCCGCGGTACCACGTCCACGGCCACTCCCAACCCCGTCCCGGGCCACCTGCTCGGACCTGGTACGGCCCGACCGAGGTCATTCATGTCCGGGGCCACCTGCTGCTCGAGGTGCCCAATGGTTGACCTTGGTGCCCTGTTGCGGGATCTTGCGGCGCGGGTCCTGGTCCTGGCCCGGCGAGAGCCTACGCTCCTCCTGTCCTTCGACTGGGTGAAGGAGCAGGTGGGGATCAAGGCCTGGCGGTACCGGGGCCTCCAAGAGGTGCCCCTGCAGCAGATCGTGGGAAGCGTGAACCGCTATCAGGACTTCGATCGCGCGTTCTTCCCCCTTCACGGGATCTCCCCTCGACTGCGACAGATCGAGGAGGCGTGGGACAGAGGAGAGGTCCTGCCGCCCGTCAAGCTCTACAAGATCGGCGGGGCGTACTTCGTGGAGGATGGCCACCATCGGGTAGCCGCGGCTCGGCGGGCCGGGGCGACGGTGATCGACGCTGAGGTGATGGAGTTCGTTCCCGCGGTTCCTGTCTCGGCGTCCGACACCCCTAAGGACATCCTCCTGAAGGCGGAGTACGCGGAGTTCCTCCGGGAGACCCATCTTGAGGAGCTCTGTCCTGGTATGGAGATCACCTTCAGCGAGCTGGGCAAGTACAAGGTGCTCTTGGAACACATCGCCGTGCACCGTTACTTCCTCGGGATCGAACAGCAGCGCGACGTTTCGTACGAGGAGGCCGTGGTGTCGTGGGTTGACCGCGTGTACCGCCCGCTCGTGGAGGCCTTCCGCCGTGCGGGAGCCCTCAGCCACTTCCCCGGCCGGACGGAGGCAGACCTCTACGTGTGGGTCTCAGAGCACCTGTACTACCTTCGCGAGGCGTACGGGCCGGAGGTGGACCTCGAAGGGGCCGTGGAAGACTTCGTGCGCCGATTCGGGTCTGGGCCGGGCCGAAAAGCCCGAGCTCCGTAACGTCGACTACAGACCAACTTCCGTACCGTTCCTTACCGCCTCCCTGCGTGAGAGAGCGGCGCAGGGGTACACCGGAGCGGTGAACGCTATGAAGGAGGTCTGTCCGATGAACCGACTGGGGATCGCGCTGGTGTGTGTGGCCGTTTTGGCTGTTCCTGCCCTGGCTCAGATGAGCGGGAGCTGGGAGGCGAGCCTTCTCATCCTTCCCTCGCCTCCTGGGGTCACCCTGGAGACGTGTGTGCTGACGCTGGCGTACGGCGTGGCGGAGGGATGGCAGATCTCCAGCACCTCGACATTCGGCACTCTCGGGCTGACGGCGCAGGCGTTTGGGATCGTAGGTGCTTTTGGCCCACTCTCCATGACCGGAGGGATCGAGTTCAACCCTCAGGATACCAGCACGGTGACCGTGACCTACCCCGTCGGGTGCTCTTCCACGGAAGACGTGACGCTTGCCGCCCCGGCCTACAAGTCAGCTTGGTTCCTAACCAAGCTCAATCTGTTCGGGGTCGAAGTTGGTGTGAAGCTGAACCATTGGGCGTACCCCTACACGCAAGATCCCACTGACCCCAAGAGCGTGGAGGCCTACCGCTGGCCGTGCTGTCCTCCTCAGACCCAGACCTATACGCTTCTGTCGCTCATCGTGTCTTCCACGCCGACGACCCTCGTGGCGCGGTTCTCTGATTGCTGTACGGGCCTTTCGTTTCAGGACGTAACACTTACGCTCTCTGGAGCATCCCTGTGCTGCGGGATCACACACGACATCGAAGTCTACTTCACCAAGCTTGGGTTCGTTCATCTAAAGTTCACAATTGACCTCCCCCTGTGCTGCGGGATCTTCCTGGAATCCTCGATCACGTACACAGTTGACAGCAAGTCGCTCTCCATCAAGCCGAAGTGGCTTGGTGGTGGAGAGGTGTGCTTCGAGCTCTACGGAGATGTCCTCTGGGATGACGTCATGATGGCCATCGAAGGCCTGGCGATCTACGGATACAAGCTTCGCTGCGATTTCAGCCCCTGTTCTTTCGTGGAGTTCCTGACAGCGTTCGACGTCGACAAGGTCGAGGCGATTGTTGGGGACGATGATCTGTTCAGGGGAGATGAGTTCGAGTACGTGAAGCTAGGGTTCTGTGGCCCCGGCTGTTGTGGAGGGATGTACACGGCCAGCATCGCGCTGTACTTCCAACCTTCGGGCAGCTTGCTTGGGTTCAGTCGGTTCGGGGCCAGGTTTGGGGCACCGCTTCTCGCCAACTTCACGCTCTACCTCTCGTTCGGGATTTCGGCGGTCGGCGACCCCACGACGTTGTCTGTGGGCTGGGTATTCAAGTTCTAGCGGACAGGCGCTCGGCCGAAGAGCGGCCCAGTGTAGCCTGCTTGGCCTTCTCGGGCAGGCTCAACGTCGTGCGGCACGTGGTGGGGTCAGGGCAGGTGAGGCCGAGCTCGCAGTCTCTCGTCGGGCTCCTCGGCCAGCCAGCGGCAGAACGCGTCCAGCCGCTCGGCTGCGGCTTCCAGGAGTAGGTTCCCCTTGTCTGCGCTGGCCGGGGTGGGATCCCCCGTCGCCCCACTCCGGGAGAAGTCCAGGGTGTCGAACCCGATCTCGATCCCGTGGTGGCGCTTGCCCCATTCCGGCGCCGCGCCGGTCAGTGCCTCGCGGTAGCGGCTGCTGTTCACAAGCTGAGGAGCGAAGGCCAGCACCGCCGAAGTCTCCATCTCCCCAGCGTGCGAACCTCCGGTCTCGATTGTGTTGGCGATCAGCTCGGGGATGGCCCGCCACCACGAGAACACAAACGCGAAAACACCTTCGTGTCGCAGGATCCGCGCTGCCTCATCGAGGGCAGCGCTGTTTCCTCCATGGCCATTGACGAACACCAGTCGGTGAAGCCCATGGCTCGCCAAGGAGCGCGCGATGCCCAGAACGTAGTCCCGGAGCACTGCCGGTTCCACCCACAGCGTGCCCCAGAACTGGCGGTGGTGTTCGGAGACCCCCACGGGAACCACGGGCAGAACGAGCCAGTCTCCTCGGGCCGCTGTTCTCCGCGTGACCTCGGCCGCGGTGAGGTGGTCCGTTCCCAGCGGGAGGTGGGGGCCGTGCTGCTCGGTCGACCCTACCGGGAGAAGGCCGACCCGTGCCTGATGCAGTTGTTCTCTTGCGTCTGCCCAGCTCATCCGAGAGAGTTCCATCCTGCCTCCTCAGAAGATCCATGTCGGTTGATTAGCCTCGATATCATCGCTATTCTTGTCTAAGTCTAAGGAGGCATGATGCACAGGGCAATGGCCGTACTGCTGAGCGGGGTGGCCCTCGTCGTCGGTGTTGCTGCAGAGCGAGGACCGATTGCCATCCTCTCGGATGCTGACTTCACCGCGGAGAACGGGGTGATTGGAGGAGCGGGCACCCCTGGTGACCCGTACCTGATCGTGGGTTGGGAGATTCGTGTTCCGTCCGGGGGGCTCTATGGAATCCGGATCGAGAACACGACCGTTTCGTTTGTTGTCCGGGGGTGCAGAGTCTCTGGGGCGATGGACTCCCGGGGTGCGGCAGTCCTGCTCACCGACGTGATCGGGGGGGTCATCGAGGATTGTTCGGTGACTGACAGCATCAACGGCATTCGCATCAAGACCTCGCGGGATGTTACGGTGCGCGACAACTTCCTCGGCGTGCGGGGGGTGGGGTTCCAGGTCCTGGGGCTCGACACAGAGCACTTCCGGCACTCGGTGGAGCCGACGAACACGGTGAACGGCCAGGAGATCCGTTACTACTACGGGCTTTCTGGGCAAGTGCTGGAGGGGATCGCCGCTGGCCACATCACGCTGGCGGGGTGTCGCGACGTGACGCTGCGGGGGGCGAAGATCGACCGCGGAGATGGAATCACCATTGCTCTCTCCGAATCGGTGCGGATTGAGAACGCGGACGTCTCTCGCGCCACGGGGAACGGCATCTTCATCTTCTCCTCCCCGGGCACTGTGGTCACGAACTCGCCGCGCATTGCCAACTCCGCCCAAGCGGGGATCTCGGTCTTGCTCTCGGACCGCGTGTGGGTAGAGAACGTTGGTCTGTATGCAAACCAGGTGGGCTTGGCTGTGAACGCCTCGGACGAAGTCACAGTACGCAACAACGCCTTCGGAGCTAACCCCATCGGTGTTCTTGTGACTGGCGGATCGCAGGACACGTTGATCCAGCAGGGGCTGTTCTATCAGAACCGCCATGGAGTCGAGATCGAGACGTCATCCGGGGCGAAGGTCGAGTTGTGCGCGTTCACTGAGTCGGACGTGGCCGTGTTCATCGAGGGCGGGGCGACGTACCCCCGGGTCGCCTACTCGTCCATGGTCCAGGTGGGGTACGGGATCTCGTCCCTGGCATCTTACGGCGTCTACGAGCGAAACCTCATTGCCCGAGCCAACATCGGGATCATCTTCGAGGAGGCTTACTCCCAGGCCACGCCCACCGGGAACGTCGTACGCCACAACGTCCTCTACCGGTGTACGGATGGGCTGTACCTGGGGACGGAGACCACCGGGACTCAGATCTACGAGAACCTTCTGTGGGAATGCAGCCGAGCCGCGCGCGACCTCGGCCAGAATGCGTGGGCTCCCTACGGCCGGGGAAACTGGTACTCGGACTACCGGGGACCTGACGCAGATGGAGACGGGATCGGAGATCTTCCCGTCATGTTTGGGGGTGGCGGCCAGGACGCGGCTCCGCTCATGGAACGTGGCTTCTACCCCGGCCTGCCTGGTGTGGTGGGCACGATGCGTGAGCAGGCGGTAACCCTGGAGGATAGGACGGGGATGCAAGTGACGCTTCCTGCACGCGTGGCCGCGCTTCCTCATGAGCGGTTCATTGGGTTCCAGGGGATGCCCATCGACATGGCCAACGACCTCGCGATCCTGTTCGTCTTCGAGAGCCCGGTTCCCAGCCAGTTCCACATGAGGAACGTCTTCCTCCCACTGGACATCGTGTTCTTCGCCGGCGATGGAGCGTTTCTGGGAAAGACGACCATGCAGGCGGACTCGAGAGACCTCTACGGGGCGGCTGATCCGTTCACCATGGCCCTCGAGGTTCCGGCGGGAAGGCTTGCTGACCTCGGGCTGACACGGGAGGTCAGACTGATTCAGAACCCGTGATCCGGGCAGTGCTGTTCGATCTCGACGGGACCCTCGTTCGGTACAAGGGGGTCGCGTTCGAGTCGAGCTGGGGCGCGCTCGGCGTGGCAGCTGGCGTCGGGGCGCTGTGGGACCAACTGCTTGATCGTTACCGCGGGCGACTGACGGAGTACTCGAACTGGGTCAGCGAGAACGCTGCCCTCCTTCGGGGAATCCCGGTCGCCCGCGTGTTGCCGTCCCTGTTCCCGCCGCCTTACGCTCCCGGCGTTCGTGAGGCGATCGCGGAACTGAGGCGGTCGGGGTACATCCTGGGGATCGTCTCTTCGGGTGTGGATCTCGTTGCAGAGCGGGTGCGGGCAGAGCTGGACCTGTCCTTTGCCGTGGCGAACGAACTGCGGATCGCCGATGGCGTGTTCACCGGGGAGGCGGTGGTGCGGGTGGGCCTGGGTGACAAGCGCGCTGTAGTGGAACAGGAAGCTCGCCGACTGGGGCTTGATCTCCAAGAGATCGCGTTCGTCGGCGATCACCTCAACGACATTCCGGTGTTTGGCGCCGTAGGGTGTGCCATCGCCTATGCCCCGAAGGAGGCATCTGTTGCGGCGGCGGCGCAGTCGGTTGTCCACGACTTCCGTCTGATCCCCGAGCTGGTGCGAGCCTCGAGTTGACGCGTTCTGCGGCGATGGCCACAATGGCCAGGAGGTTATGGACCGCGAGCGAGGGAGAGAGGAGTTCGCCCAGAAATGGCGCCAGCTGCTGGGGGAGGTGCACGATCAGATGCTTCGCGCGTGCTTGCCTTCCTCTCCGGACAAGGTCCATCGAGAACGTGATGGTCTTCGGATCGAGATCGAATCCCCGTTCAAGAAAGAGTACATCCAACGCAAGATGGCCAAGCTCGCCGAAGCGGTGCGCACCGTGTTCGGTGAGATGGAGGTCCGG
It contains:
- a CDS encoding Creatinine amidohydrolase translates to MELSRMSWADAREQLHQARVGLLPVGSTEQHGPHLPLGTDHLTAAEVTRRTAARGDWLVLPVVPVGVSEHHRQFWGTLWVEPAVLRDYVLGIARSLASHGLHRLVFVNGHGGNSAALDEAARILRHEGVFAFVFSWWRAIPELIANTIETGGSHAGEMETSAVLAFAPQLVNSSRYREALTGAAPEWGKRHHGIEIGFDTLDFSRSGATGDPTPASADKGNLLLEAAAERLDAFCRWLAEEPDERLRARPHLP